The genomic DNA GCCGTTGCCGTTACGCACCAGTGCTTTCCAGCGGCCGCCCTGCAACACACCCGGTATGCGGGCATGATGGAAAAAGTCATACACATACACCGCACCGCCGCCCGAAATATTGGTAATCTCAAGCAACGATTTTTGGGCGGCTGCATTGTCGGGCAGCATGCCGCCAAACTGCACACGTCCTTCCAGATCAAACGTGTGCGGATAGGTGAGGCGTATGTAGCCCAAAGCCGTGCGGCCTGAAGACACAGAAAAGTTGTTGTTTATGCTGGTTACGCTTACCTGCGTACTTGTGCTGCCCAGTGCTTGCGGTGGTTGCGTAAAGCGGTATGTTTTTATGGCGTAACCGTCGTAAGTGGTATCAAACTGTGTGCTGAGGAAATTGATGCGGATGGAATTGTCGTTAAACACACTCCAGTCGTTCGACTGGCTGCTTACATTCAGTGTAAGTTCCGCATCGGGCGCGCCTGAGCCGGTGTAGGCATTTTGCGTACTGAGGTTGCGCACCATGCTTTGCCCGTAGAAAAACTCGGCATCAAAAAAACCTTCATCGGGCAGAAAAGCCGGATCGGTTACGCCGTTCGGATCGGCGGTGCCCTCTAAATATTGCCAGGGATTGTTAAAGAGTTCGGTATTGCGGAACCAGGGCGCCGGGGTGTAGTTGCTAAAAAGTGTATCGGCTTCGGGCAGCATGCGCCTGTTTGTGGTGCTGCTGTTCCAGGTAAGAAAATAGGTGGATGTATCGCTGAACAGGCTGAAGTATGGATTGGGCGGCCCGCCCGGCATGTAGATGAGCGAATCGGGACTGCCGTCGTTTTTCTCGCCGTAAAACTCAATGAAATCGCTGCTGTTGAATACGCCGTCGGCTTCGCCTTCAATGTGAATGTATTGTTCGGTGCCGCGACGGAAAAGCTGGAAGTTGCGCGGGTCGATACTGCTCAGTGTTGTGCCGGTGGCGGCTACTGCATTGGCCAGTGTGGCTGAGTCAACCCGGTGAATGCCGGTGCGGGTGATCTGTATTTTAACGTACTTCTGTGTGTAGTTTATCCATTCGTTGCCAAAAGGCTGCGCTGCCATTTTCAGGGCAGCAGCCACACAAAGCAGCAGTATGGGTAAAATTCTTTTCATGCAGGGCATGTAGGGTCAAACAAAACATGTTCACCGGCACCTGCAGGGCAGAAACCGGATCAGCGGATGCTGCGGTCGATGTTTAAACGCAGCGAGAAAACATTTGAATATAACGCTACCGACTGGTCGCCCACATCGCTCAGCGCATAATCAATGGAAAGACGTTTAAAGCGTATGCCCACACCAAGGTTGGGCTGCAAGGTGGTTACATCAGAACCGGTAATGTCTTTGGCGGTTTGTATGTTGCCAATGCCGGCGCGCAGGAAAATCATGTTTTTAAAGCCTGCTTCCAAGCCCATCATCGGCTCCATGCTCCACACATTGGTTTTGATGAGCACATTGCGCTGACTGTCGAATGTATTCACCAGCGAAATTTCGCCGCCCAGTGTAAAGCGTTGTTTTTTGTCGAGTGTCCATTGGCGTGAAGCTCCCAGCGCCAGACGCGGCAGGGTGAGTTCAAGCGAATTGTTTGGAATTACGTTGCCGGTGGCAATGAACACGTCTTTCATTTCATCGCTCAGGTTAAAGCTCCAGGCGTTGAAAGTAGAAGTCACATCGCGCAGTGTGGCACCGAATTTCCAGGCTTTCCAGTCGTACTGTGCACCCGCATCAAGACCAAAACCCCAGGCGCCGGCAAAGTCGCCAATGGTGCGGCGTATTATTTTGGCGTTGGCTCCTACACGCAGGCCGGGAATTTTCAGCGTGCGCGCATAGGAAAGAATAAATGCGTAGTCCTGCGCTGAGAAAGTGGTAATGCGGTCGTAGTCGATATTGCCGCCATTGTCGATAAGCTGTGTCGTATTGGGAATATCGTCCACCGCAAAGCGGATCATGCTCACGCCAAACACGCTGCTGCTGTCAATACGACCGGAAACGGCCGCATAGTCGTAGTTGGCAATGGAGGCAAAATATTCGGCATGCATCAGGCCTACCTGTACATTGTTTTGCTGGCGGGTAAGTCCGGCCGGATTCCAGTAACCGGCCGTTACATCATCAACCGAAGCAATTGTAGCGCCCGACATGCCGAAGCTGCGTGCACCCACGCCAATGGCGAGGAATTCATTACTGTATTTAGGCGCTGTGGTACCATTGCTGGCCTGCGTTTGCGACCACGCCGGTACAGCGGCAAGAAACAGCAGAAAAAAAGTATAAAGTCGGGTCAGTGAGTTCATCAGAATGTGCTTAAAGATACGGCATACAACCGAACCCCGCAATAACGCTTTTGTACCGGCAATATTGTACGAGTCAGGCGGGTGTGTGGTTTGCATTTACCCGGTTTTTTTAATCTCTGCAGCGGGAGTTGATTCATTGTCTGGGTAAAACGCTGTTTAAGAATGATTTGATTTAAGCCCGCCTTCCGCATTTTGTATATATTTATATCTTGTTTTTAGCCCCCGTTAACCCTCAGTACCACATGAAAATTCTGCATTTTTTACTCATCTCTGCCACACTTTGGAGTAGCTTTATTTCGGCTCAAAATTCGGTTGATTTCAGCTGGACTTCCTCCGCTGTAACTACCCAGAGTGTAAGTCCGCCCGTTTTTCCCGGTTGCGACACCGCCACACGGATTACGCTTTCCACACAGGCGGTTCACATTGTAAATTTCAACGGTTCCGGCCCGTATTCGTCCGGACAGCCCATTACCTCGGCGCTTATTCCCTCTAGTGCCGCGGCATCCTCGCTGCTGGCATTTGATATTACTATTTCATTTTCCACACCGGTAGCCTCCTGCGAATTGCTTGTGCGTGATATTGATGATGAGTACGACGACGGATTTCCAGAAGAAACACTTTCCAATTTCTCAGTTACTCCTTCATCAATTAACACTGTTACCGGCACCTACAACTGGAACGGAAGTACGCTGACCCCTACCGACAACAATATTCGTTTTTGGGTGCAGTGGAATACTGTGCCAATAACAAGCGTTACTTTCCGCTACAACCGCAGTATCGTAAACTATGCACTGCTGCTTGATTCCATTCGGTTTACGTGTTTCAATCCGAAATCAGTAAGTGAAATAAACAATCAGCCCTTGCCTGTTACGGCTGGTTATTTGCCTGCCTTGCAAGCGCTTCATATTGAAGTGGCGGCGGAGGTTGACCAGTGCAATTTCAATTTGTATGCCGCAACCGGACAGCTCGTGTACCGCCAATCATTGAGTCAGGGTATGCACACCGTACCGCTTCAGCAGCTTTCGCCCGGTTTGTACATTGCCGAGTTTTATTCAGGACAACGTATCAAACGCGAACGGTTTTTTGTATGTTACTGATGTGTGTGATGTGCTTGTAACTTACTGCTGGCGTATCCACACAAACCGGAATACTTTATTTCCACCACGGTAATTTACAAATGCACTGTTGGCCGGATTGAGCGTGTCGAACGGATTTTTCCATTGCCATTCCGCCGAAGGGGTGTAGCTGTAGTTGAGCGTGTCGTGGCTGTATTTGTATGTGCCTTCAAAATCGCTTACCGCTCTGTTTCGTATTGTAATACGATTGGCATTTTGCACAGTGTCGGTTTCAACTTTACCGTTACGCATCAGTTTTCCGTTACTCAGTGTAAGACCGTGGTGGCATTCACTCAGTTCACGTGTAAGTTCTTCGGCATTGTACAGAATTTCATATACGCCGGGGTAACTGACTTTTGCAGTGCCGTTATTGATCCGGCGTGAAATTGATCCGGTGAAATCAAGTGTAATGGTTTTTCCGCCTGTAAACATGGACGTTACGTCAAGCCTCGCCAGCCGTTTGGTTTCGCTTCCGTTTACATACAGCATACTGTCGAGATACACACTGCGCAGTACGTAGCGGCCTGTTTGCAGGCAGTTGTCGTTAGTCAGGTTCTTGCTGAAAACGCCTGTGCCTGACAAAACAAAGAATACTCCCAACGCTGCAAAAATGCCGGCCGACAGGAAGATGAGCAATTTTGTGCGTGTAGCATTTGCAGTCATTAGAAAATGCAGTCTTAATTTTTGCGAAGATAAGCGCCTATTTTTAAAGCGGCCAGTTCCGAAAATTGCTGAGCACCTTCACGATTCAGGTGTGCCGGATCGGTAAAAAAGGCTTCATTGTAGGCTAAACCGGCATTACTGAAATCGAAAAAAGCACATTTGTTTTCGCTTGCCATCGCGGTGAAATCGGCAATCAGGTGATCATAGTTGGTAATGCAGTGCTGGCGTTCAATCCAGAGCGGTGAAATTACAAAAACAGGCTTTATTTTTCGTGCGTGGCAAATGGCCGTAAGTAAGCGCAGTTCTTCGCGGTAGGTAGTTGACGGCATGGCGGCTTTTCCGGTTGAGAGCAGTGCATGCATACTGCCTGTGTAACCGCGTTTAACCGATTCTTCATAGCCTTTTTGTGCGGGAGCCGGTTTGCCGCTCAGCCAGCCGCGCAGGCCGGCGTTAAGCAGGCGTGTGTTGCCCTGCGCCAGTGCATACGGCGCCACAAAACGATAGGCTGTAAATTTATTATCCTGCCGGCAAAGGCCGTTGTACAACGCTTTATTTTGCAGAAACGGCAGGTAACGCGGGTAATCAAACACACTATCAAACGCATCGTCCAGCGCGTGTATATCGAGGTTAATGATCACCGCCTCCGGGGCAGGATGCGTTTCAAGCCAGGCCTCAAGCGTAGTGCGGAAAAGAGGTACAGTGGCGCCGGTCATGCCTGCGTTCCACACACGCATGCCGCATTCGCGTTCAAACACCCCGGGTACAAACTGGCAGGCCGCACGCGAGGAGCCGAGAATGAGCAGTTGCGCGCTGTCGCGTCCGAGAAAGGTTTCGCGGAGTTTGGCAAACTCGCCCGTGCCGCCACGCCGCACACCGGCGTATTCCAGCTCACGCAGCAGCCAAAGCAGGGCAAGGGCAATAACGGAGTAGAGGGCAAGGCGTTTCACGCTGCAAGTATAGCGCAAATAGAGACAGCAGACATGTGTATTTCCTCAAAAATAAGGAGCACAAAACCATCACATCAGGCGATGCATTGGCAGCCGGTTTACCGGAACTTCGCAACATACATCGGCCCAATGACTCAGGAAGAATATCTCTCGCAACGTTTGCTTCCGCAAATAAAGTGGTACAGCAGCAAAGCCGCCTTGAATAAAAGCTGGCATATCTATACGCGCATAGCAGTGATTATTCTTTCGGCACTTATTCCGCTGCTTGCGGGTATGGAGTTTGTCGCAGCCTTTAAAAACATCTTGCTCGGAACGCTCGGGGCACTTGTGGTAATTGTGGAAGGCATTTCCGAGTTTCTGAAATTTCGCGAGAAATGGAGTCAGTATCGCTCCACTGCCGAATTGCTAAAACAGGAAAAAATGCTTTTTCTCACCTCCTCCAGCAGTTACAGCGAATCGGAAACCCCATTCCGGTTGCTCGTAGCACGCGTTGAGGCATTGATTAATAAGGAAAATGCGGAGTGGGTGAGGTATGTGAAGGAAAACGTTTGATAGCAATTAACCATTCAATAATTAAACTAAAAATGTATTTATGCCTGAATTGAAAACCTACGATCTTTTTATTTCACATGCGTGGAGTCATGGAGATGAATACTATTCACTTGTTGAAAAACTGATAGAGGCGCCTAATTTTAAGTGGCGAAACTATAGTGTTCCTGAACATGATCCACTTATAGATCCCGAAAATCCGGAAGGAATGAAAAAACTTGAAAAAATGCTGGCAGAACAGGTAAGGCAAGCAAGTTGTGTGATAATTATTGGAGGAATGTATGTGAATCATAGAGAGTGGATTCAGAAAGAAATTAAAATCGCTCAAGATTTCGAAAAGCCAATTGTGCTCGTGTCTCCTTGGGCACAGGAAAGAATCCCTAAAGAAATTCAGGGGATTGCAGATGAGGTTGTGAAGTGGAATATTGCTTCTATTATCGAGGCAATTCGTAAATGTTTATCTTAAAATGATTTCAGGTTTACAGCACTTTAAGACTGATTAGGAGAAAAGATTTCTGTCTTACATAAAACCCTGTAGACTATGTTTAAATAAAAATCAATAAAATAACTAGAGTCTGTTTAAAAATCATCCTTTTGCTTTGTGATGGTACATTTTTC from Bacteroidota bacterium includes the following:
- a CDS encoding PorV/PorQ family protein; amino-acid sequence: MNSLTRLYTFFLLFLAAVPAWSQTQASNGTTAPKYSNEFLAIGVGARSFGMSGATIASVDDVTAGYWNPAGLTRQQNNVQVGLMHAEYFASIANYDYAAVSGRIDSSSVFGVSMIRFAVDDIPNTTQLIDNGGNIDYDRITTFSAQDYAFILSYARTLKIPGLRVGANAKIIRRTIGDFAGAWGFGLDAGAQYDWKAWKFGATLRDVTSTFNAWSFNLSDEMKDVFIATGNVIPNNSLELTLPRLALGASRQWTLDKKQRFTLGGEISLVNTFDSQRNVLIKTNVWSMEPMMGLEAGFKNMIFLRAGIGNIQTAKDITGSDVTTLQPNLGVGIRFKRLSIDYALSDVGDQSVALYSNVFSLRLNIDRSIR
- a CDS encoding DUF4231 domain-containing protein, which gives rise to MTQEEYLSQRLLPQIKWYSSKAALNKSWHIYTRIAVIILSALIPLLAGMEFVAAFKNILLGTLGALVVIVEGISEFLKFREKWSQYRSTAELLKQEKMLFLTSSSSYSESETPFRLLVARVEALINKENAEWVRYVKENV
- a CDS encoding TIR domain-containing protein; translation: MPELKTYDLFISHAWSHGDEYYSLVEKLIEAPNFKWRNYSVPEHDPLIDPENPEGMKKLEKMLAEQVRQASCVIIIGGMYVNHREWIQKEIKIAQDFEKPIVLVSPWAQERIPKEIQGIADEVVKWNIASIIEAIRKCLS
- a CDS encoding T9SS type A sorting domain-containing protein — its product is MKILHFLLISATLWSSFISAQNSVDFSWTSSAVTTQSVSPPVFPGCDTATRITLSTQAVHIVNFNGSGPYSSGQPITSALIPSSAAASSLLAFDITISFSTPVASCELLVRDIDDEYDDGFPEETLSNFSVTPSSINTVTGTYNWNGSTLTPTDNNIRFWVQWNTVPITSVTFRYNRSIVNYALLLDSIRFTCFNPKSVSEINNQPLPVTAGYLPALQALHIEVAAEVDQCNFNLYAATGQLVYRQSLSQGMHTVPLQQLSPGLYIAEFYSGQRIKRERFFVCY